GTAGGGCAAATTCATCCTAGGGAGACCCTAATATGAGAccattaaaagtaaataaagttCAGCTAGCCTAAAAGAGATCTATCAAGAGATATCAGAAATTTAGAACCACTAAGGAGAATCTAGAATAGTATCCATGAGGGTAATATGGTAAAACACTAAACCATGTATTGAGAGTTGAGACTAGATGGCAATATTCCAGATACAGAAAAACAGTTACTCATATTTGATTTGTAAGATTACACATGCAAAACACTACACTGCCACTATAAGCAAATAGTGTGGGTGCATGCTTGGGGAGAAGGGAAAATGGGTGAAAGAGCATATAGACAAAATTGCACCTGAAGTTCCACAACTTCAGAAGTGATATTTGCGTTATTGTTGTGCAGTCAAGTAAAACAATAATGTGAGAGAATCCAAGCAATTAAGTAAACAATTAGAACCTCTACTCACAGCAATAACGCTACTCACATTCAATTGGACAGATTACAGATTCAAAACATCAGAGGTAATAATACTTCCACAAGAGCAAATAGCGGATGTGAGCCTTGAGGAGAGAGGGGCAGGGGCTGAATTCTGGAAAATGAGAGGTGCACCAGAAGTTGTACAACTTCAGAGGTGAATATGTTGAACATGCACTCATCCATCTAGCTAAACCATGAAATTTAGTAGCAATATGCGAACTCTTACATAATCAGCCAAGAATTGCAATGGCTGGTTACATACATTACAATGATGCATTTATATTACATATAGAAGAATCTCGGTTCATAGAATTCCTACTTTTTTGGTCTTTTAGAAATGATATGAAGACTAATCCAAGCTCAACACCACTCCCAAGAAATAAATGTATAAACAAAAGTCCAAATGAATATTCAAACACAAAATCATATTCTCCCATTGGACTGAAAAAGCTTCagcatttaaatttaataaagcaGGTTTGGGATGCACTaaagatgcaaaaagaaaattcagAGGACTTCAAAAGCTACCTCTCACATAAGCAGATCCCTGGTTGCCTTGACCACTGTACCCGCCAGCTCTGTGGACAAATAACAACCTTATAAGCATTTGAATCAAAGTAGAAGCTCGAAACACAAGGAAAGACTATCAGCATTAGAAAGAACCTTCTCAAACTATAATCATTAGCAACAAAGCCTTGCTTTTCTACAGCAGGCTCGATATATCCTGCATGAGGTAAGGCTTGTCTTCCAAGGCCAGGTTCGATGTATCTAACAGAAGGTTGGCTTTGATTCTGAAAGCTGTGTTGAAGGTAACTTAAATGAGATTGCCCTTGATGCCAATGAGCAGCCTCAGCATACCCTGCATAATGTTGAGCTGGTTTCCTTGTAGCGGGTTCTATATATCCAGCATGTGGTTCCTGGAAGAATCATTTCATATGATCAAACCCACAGCCCTAGATCAATGGGCAGGAAAATATAAGTTACCATATCCGATCGGTGCCTCTTGGATCCAGAAATTGAGCTGCTCCCTTCCTCGCGGTGAGTTTTTCTCACTGAATTTCTATTGATTTGCCTACCTTGAGCATTACCTGCAAAGTTTCGCCACGTAAGACTGTCTTGCAATAACAGCTGCAAGAAAACACAAAGATGTCAAACAGCAAAAAACTACCTCTAGATTTCTTTGATTGTATACTATTAAGATCATGGCCGATCTTTCTCTTCCCACGATCATTCCTTTTTTGAGGCAAATTCTTTATCTTATGAGCTGTTTTTACTGAGTTGGCATCCTGACCTTCACTGAAACTGGTTCGATGGTTGTTTGGTTTTCCTTCTTTAGTACTATTCAACAATGAAGGAGCTTGAATCTCTTCTTTAGCAATGCTCCTTCCTCCTTTTCTAGTTCCCTTGGACTTGTTACCATGAGCTTGTGCTTTTATTTCAGTCTCAACCTCTTCGTACTTTGCATGATGTTTACCccatctccttttcttctgCGCTGCACCTCTAAATCTTGTCTTGGCAAGGTCAGCTTTAACCTGAGACATAAAGTGATATAAAAGATGTTGCTTTAAGGGAtccacacacacatacacatgtCACGGCATCCAGGTAATCACCTTAGTTTCTCCTCCAAGCTGGGTCTTATTGATCCCTTCCACACAAGCAAGTGCACTTTTATGAGAACTACAAGCAATAAATCCAAAATCCTTGTGTTTGGCACCAAAATTTCGAGGTAACCAAACATTTATGATCTCTCCATACTGTTTGCAGAGCTCTTTCAGCTTCTTTACATTCCAGGATTTCACTAGCCCTTTAACATGAACAGTTGTCACCTACAAGAAGAAAAGCCACAGTCTCTGTCATTTACAGGACCAACACCAGTAAAATGGAAAAGTGATTTAACAGTGATCTGAAAGCATCCACCAAAGCCTACGTATTTCCTGCTGTATATTAGATTTCTGTTAACTCTGTAAAAAACTGATGAACATATTCGCAACTTCAGAAGCCAATTAAATCAATGGACTGACAATTATTTAGGCATAATCTAATCAAATGCCTGATGACacgatttttcattttcaacaaCTAATTCACCAATTACCTAACTGGGATAGCTACATTTACCAATAGGACAAGGTTCACTCTATTAGTCACGTCTCCATGAATGCAAACTATACGGGCATGTTTGTGTTTATTACCAATCTTTTCCCTACAGATGCATCTGTGTTTtaactcaaagaaaaaaaaaggaaaaatgaaaagaaaacgaGGGATAGGGAGAAAGCGAAAGAAGGGCAGCAAGGGTGACCAACATGGATTTCTAGTTGCCTTTGTTTCCCTGAGCTGGTTAGAGAAGGATCTTCAACCTCTTCGGTATCATCACTGTCCTCATTATCTTCCACATCATCTGCAATGTCCCCTTCTTCATCACAACCTTCTTGGACATCAGTACAGTCATCCAAATGTCCAAGTGATTCCATGAGTTTGTTGTCTTCACCATCTCCATCATCTTCCATATCATCTGCACTCCTCAGTTCTTCATCGCCGTCATCTTGATCTCCAATACATTCACCCGCAGGCCCTGGTGATTTCATGCTATTGTTAACTTCATTATCTTTTGCACAAGCTATGCTCTCCCTTTCACATGCGCTCTTTCCATCCTCATTACTTCCTTCTTGAACTCTAGAAAAGTCATCCAAATACCCAAGTGATTCCATGACTTTGTTATCTTCACCATCTCCATTATCTTCCATATCATCTGCACTCTTCATTTCCTCATCACCATCATCTTGGACTCCAATAAATTCATCTGCATGCCCTGGTGATTTCATGAAATTGTTAACTTTGTAGCCTTCGTTATCTTTAACACCATCTATGCTCTCCCTTTCACACGCGGACTTTCCTTCCTCAGCACCGCCTTCTTGAACTCCAGAGATATCATCCATATGTGCAGGTGATTTAATGACATAGTTATCTTCATCATCTTCCACATCATCCACTCTTTTCCCTTCCTCAT
The sequence above is drawn from the Populus alba chromosome 15, ASM523922v2, whole genome shotgun sequence genome and encodes:
- the LOC118056352 gene encoding uncharacterized protein, with translation MPPRRSTRRRAKTTSKKSTRISKRQAVQSTEEEINEEIDVEEVKIKQEEINENDNVVDDLERSPDQLKGVNDDILDNKSLVVAFTKPEMDGVLEENLNFNGANHNSVEKETPASDEVVKSLEHMDGISRVQEGGDNEGNSDNVLKSPVHMDNCSRVQESGDKEGKGANGVKNDDYNEDNNAVQSPGHMKDFYGVQEGGDGEGKSAAEREGKDNVKNAEHSKGKNVMKSPGHLDDFLRVQEGGDEEGKRVDDVEDDEDNYVIKSPAHMDDISGVQEGGAEEGKSACERESIDGVKDNEGYKVNNFMKSPGHADEFIGVQDDGDEEMKSADDMEDNGDGEDNKVMESLGYLDDFSRVQEGSNEDGKSACERESIACAKDNEVNNSMKSPGPAGECIGDQDDGDEELRSADDMEDDGDGEDNKLMESLGHLDDCTDVQEGCDEEGDIADDVEDNEDSDDTEEVEDPSLTSSGKQRQLEIHVTTVHVKGLVKSWNVKKLKELCKQYGEIINVWLPRNFGAKHKDFGFIACSSHKSALACVEGINKTQLGGETKVKADLAKTRFRGAAQKKRRWGKHHAKYEEVETEIKAQAHGNKSKGTRKGGRSIAKEEIQAPSLLNSTKEGKPNNHRTSFSEGQDANSVKTAHKIKNLPQKRNDRGKRKIGHDLNSIQSKKSRGNAQGRQINRNSVRKTHREEGSSSISGSKRHRSDMEPHAGYIEPATRKPAQHYAGYAEAAHWHQGQSHLSYLQHSFQNQSQPSVRYIEPGLGRQALPHAGYIEPAVEKQGFVANDYSLRRAGGYSGQGNQGSAYVRESGVPSSYAQYYTNIAVYQGVAGVSRYHHSCGTYLPHQ